A single genomic interval of Streptomyces graminofaciens harbors:
- a CDS encoding DUF5691 domain-containing protein, which yields MTGTSAASAWEELVTTALLGTDRRMPVGAVHGRQAPVALVDAAAVETVRRRAGIRPVRAAARPEPAAADRRAALPPAATRRLTTLLADRPGTGGGRRGTAPDLMELLPQWLALANAYGYAAPPEALPALLDAARGRTDLRPAALAFAGPRALWLARLNSDWRFALRAAPGGGSALPGADEPDRVRRLWQEGLFAERVALLTGIRAQEAAAARELLMSTWATERAEDRLMFLDTLRTGLESADEPFLEGALADRSRNVRATAAELLSALPDSALAGRMAVRATACVAVDHTGDTPTLVVEAPHACDAGMERDGVVAKAPAGRGERSWWLGQLVEATPLGAWSGRFGGRTPEEIVTLPVADDWQGELHAAWCRAAVRQRDPGWSRALLGAPSTPEAGGPGAVSSAERAKLLATLEADERAAWVAGFIGTHGLSEAFQLLGVCAVPWAPPLGRAVVDALDIARDAGSYPWSFSGVMGLAERCLDPAEAVRLDPLAATPEETEGASPGAGGYWAEAFQRLTTTLRLRAAMRAELTPPP from the coding sequence ATGACCGGCACTTCGGCGGCGAGCGCCTGGGAGGAGCTCGTCACCACGGCGTTGCTCGGCACGGACCGTCGTATGCCCGTGGGGGCGGTGCACGGCCGTCAGGCGCCGGTGGCCCTGGTGGACGCGGCGGCGGTGGAGACCGTGCGGCGCAGGGCGGGGATACGGCCCGTACGGGCGGCGGCGCGGCCGGAACCCGCGGCGGCGGACCGGCGGGCGGCGCTGCCACCCGCCGCGACGCGCAGGCTCACCACGCTGCTGGCCGACCGGCCCGGCACGGGCGGTGGCCGCAGGGGCACGGCGCCCGATCTGATGGAACTGCTGCCGCAGTGGCTGGCCCTGGCGAACGCGTACGGCTACGCGGCGCCCCCGGAGGCGCTGCCCGCGCTGCTGGACGCGGCGCGCGGGCGTACCGACCTGCGCCCCGCCGCCCTGGCCTTCGCGGGCCCGCGCGCGCTGTGGCTGGCCCGGCTCAACTCCGACTGGCGGTTCGCGCTGCGCGCCGCGCCGGGCGGCGGTTCGGCCCTGCCCGGGGCGGACGAGCCGGACCGGGTGCGGCGGCTCTGGCAGGAGGGCCTGTTCGCGGAGCGGGTGGCTCTGCTCACCGGGATACGGGCCCAGGAGGCCGCGGCCGCCCGTGAGTTGCTGATGTCGACGTGGGCGACGGAGCGGGCCGAGGACCGGTTGATGTTCCTCGACACGCTCCGTACGGGGCTGGAGTCGGCGGACGAGCCCTTCCTGGAGGGGGCGTTGGCGGACCGCAGCCGGAATGTGCGGGCCACGGCAGCGGAGTTGCTGTCCGCGCTGCCCGACTCGGCGCTCGCGGGACGGATGGCGGTACGGGCGACGGCCTGCGTGGCGGTCGACCACACGGGCGACACGCCCACGCTGGTGGTCGAGGCACCGCACGCGTGCGATGCCGGCATGGAGCGCGACGGTGTGGTGGCCAAGGCTCCCGCCGGACGGGGTGAACGGTCGTGGTGGCTGGGCCAGTTGGTGGAGGCGACACCGCTCGGGGCGTGGTCGGGGCGGTTCGGGGGGCGTACGCCGGAGGAGATCGTGACGTTGCCGGTCGCGGACGACTGGCAGGGCGAGTTGCACGCGGCGTGGTGCCGGGCGGCGGTGCGGCAGCGGGATCCCGGGTGGTCGCGGGCGTTGCTGGGGGCGCCGTCGACGCCCGAGGCAGGGGGGCCGGGGGCCGTGTCGTCGGCCGAGCGGGCCAAGTTGCTGGCGACGTTGGAGGCGGACGAGCGGGCCGCGTGGGTGGCGGGGTTCATCGGGACGCACGGGCTGTCGGAGGCGTTCCAGCTGCTCGGGGTGTGTGCCGTGCCGTGGGCGCCGCCGTTGGGGCGGGCGGTGGTGGACGCGCTCGACATCGCCCGGGACGCCGGGAGCTATCCGTGGAGCTTCAGTGGGGTGATGGGGCTGGCCGAGCGTTGTCTGGACCCGGCGGAGGCGGTGCGGCTGGATCCGCTCGCGGCGACGCCGGAGGAGACGGAGGGCGCTTCGCCCGGGGCCGGGGGGTACTGGGCGGAGGCGTTTCAGCGACTGACGACCACGTTGCGGTTGCGCGCGGCGATGCGAGCGGAACTGACACCGCCGCCGTGA
- a CDS encoding cobalamin B12-binding domain-containing protein: MGVAAGPIRVVVAKPGLDGHDRGAKVIARALRDAGMEVIYTGLHQTPEQIVGTAIQEDADAIGLSILSGAHNTLFAAVIDLLAERDAADILVFGGGIIPEADIQPLKDKGVAEIFTPGATTASIVDWVRANVRQPAGA, translated from the coding sequence ATGGGTGTGGCAGCCGGTCCGATCCGCGTGGTGGTGGCCAAGCCGGGACTCGACGGCCACGATCGCGGTGCCAAGGTGATCGCGCGGGCGCTGCGCGACGCCGGTATGGAGGTCATCTACACCGGCCTCCACCAGACGCCGGAGCAGATCGTCGGCACCGCCATCCAGGAGGACGCGGACGCGATCGGTCTCTCCATCCTCTCCGGCGCCCACAACACGCTCTTCGCGGCCGTCATCGACCTGCTCGCCGAGCGTGATGCCGCCGACATCCTCGTGTTCGGCGGCGGCATCATTCCCGAGGCCGACATCCAGCCCCTCAAGGACAAGGGTGTCGCCGAGATCTTCACGCCGGGCGCGACGACCGCGTCGATCGTGGACTGGGTGCGGGCGAACGTACGGCAGCCGGCCGGAGCGTAG
- a CDS encoding lipase family alpha/beta hydrolase, translating into MSGTKVTKAVQPLLPLYERLLPARLTGLSMALLKATALELAILAGHLLIYPSGLVQERRPAPTAPSDPSPDLPDRTAQLPTEEKPPVVLLHGFIDNRSVFVLLRRSLAQHGRRQIESLNYSPLTCDIRAAAELLGRHIEDICERTGHDRVDVVGHSLGGLIARYYVQRLGGDLRVRTLVTLGTPHSGTRVAPLANAHPIVRQMRPGSDVLEELREPAPGCRTHFVAFWSDLDHLMDPLETACVDHPDLMAQNTRVTGIGHLALPVHPAVAAGIRQALDTSQTGALPATGHPGGLTVA; encoded by the coding sequence ATGTCGGGGACGAAGGTCACCAAGGCGGTTCAGCCCTTGCTTCCGCTCTACGAGCGGTTGCTGCCCGCCAGGCTGACAGGGCTGTCGATGGCCCTGCTGAAAGCGACCGCGCTGGAGCTCGCGATCCTCGCCGGACATCTGTTGATCTACCCCTCCGGGCTCGTCCAGGAACGCCGTCCGGCCCCCACCGCCCCGTCCGACCCCTCGCCGGATCTTCCCGACCGGACCGCTCAGCTGCCGACCGAGGAGAAGCCGCCCGTCGTCCTGCTGCACGGCTTCATCGACAACCGTTCCGTCTTCGTCCTGCTGCGCCGCTCCCTGGCCCAGCACGGCCGCCGCCAGATCGAGTCCCTCAACTACTCTCCTCTGACCTGCGACATCCGCGCCGCCGCCGAGCTGCTCGGCCGGCATATAGAGGACATCTGCGAGCGCACCGGCCACGACCGGGTGGACGTCGTAGGACACAGCCTCGGCGGGCTGATCGCGCGGTACTACGTGCAGCGCCTGGGCGGCGATCTCCGCGTCCGTACGCTCGTCACGCTCGGCACCCCGCACTCCGGCACCCGGGTCGCACCGCTGGCGAACGCGCACCCGATCGTCCGCCAGATGCGCCCGGGCTCGGACGTGCTCGAGGAGCTGCGCGAGCCGGCGCCGGGCTGCCGTACGCACTTCGTGGCGTTCTGGAGCGACCTCGACCACCTGATGGACCCGCTGGAGACCGCCTGCGTCGATCACCCCGATCTGATGGCGCAGAACACAAGGGTCACCGGCATCGGACATCTCGCGCTGCCCGTGCACCCGGCCGTCGCCGCCGGGATACGCCAGGCCCTGGACACCTCGCAGACCGGAGCCCTGCCCGCCACCGGCCACCCCGGAGGTCTGACCGTGGCGTAG
- a CDS encoding M23 family metallopeptidase codes for MNDRHPSGTATPPAPASDADSAPYASHGHQEATYGDFTTYGDYGATGFDAGTGAHTPATGTFAVDPLFGDMPGNDSGAGTGSYDASQWATGSHQTLNYDPYAAQHQAAYDTGSYDTTDWTTSGYENLAQVPAQSTGPDGNTGQWDANGWLQAEQLDRADQLGQNDQTQQWVGTQHFDTGAYDATQWNGDGAQTADDEHGGSAPESYDAHEHPSTDTSDERPSTVSFHEQATATFEQVDLYGEAQSLPAEDEFGADGDSRAALLDDEEEVTPGSARSGSAGNGGRAATRAASRSRRKAPAKRSALLTVAVPSACVMGVAGIAAASVGTGVDDTETTATTKSDVTAVKPSTANNKLDTQLESLSAGADDFADRASRTQERIDLKAQQELEQKKAAAEAARKERLRPKFALPVAAHGLSAYYGQSGVNWMSLHTGIDFPVSYGTAVMAATDGTVRTQWNSAYGNMVIVTAKDGTETWYCHLSTYKVASGTTVKAGDTIAFSGNSGNSTGPHLHFEVRPGGGSAIDPLPWLRSHGLDPT; via the coding sequence GTGAACGATCGTCACCCGTCGGGGACCGCAACACCCCCGGCCCCGGCTTCCGATGCCGACTCGGCGCCCTATGCGTCGCACGGCCACCAGGAGGCCACGTACGGCGACTTCACCACGTACGGCGACTACGGCGCCACGGGTTTTGACGCCGGTACCGGCGCGCACACGCCCGCCACCGGGACCTTCGCGGTCGACCCCCTCTTCGGCGACATGCCGGGCAACGACTCCGGTGCGGGCACCGGTTCGTACGACGCCTCGCAGTGGGCGACGGGCAGCCACCAGACGCTGAACTACGACCCGTACGCCGCGCAGCACCAGGCCGCGTACGACACGGGCAGCTACGACACCACGGACTGGACGACGTCCGGTTACGAGAACCTCGCCCAGGTTCCCGCGCAGTCGACGGGTCCCGACGGCAACACCGGCCAGTGGGACGCGAACGGCTGGCTCCAGGCCGAACAGCTCGACCGGGCCGATCAGTTGGGGCAGAACGACCAGACCCAGCAGTGGGTCGGCACCCAGCACTTCGACACCGGCGCGTACGACGCCACGCAGTGGAACGGCGACGGCGCACAGACGGCCGACGACGAGCACGGCGGCAGTGCCCCCGAGTCCTACGACGCCCACGAGCACCCTTCGACGGACACGTCGGACGAGCGCCCCTCGACCGTCTCGTTCCACGAGCAGGCGACCGCGACCTTCGAGCAGGTCGATCTGTACGGCGAGGCCCAATCCCTCCCGGCGGAGGACGAGTTCGGGGCCGACGGCGACAGCCGTGCCGCACTCCTCGACGACGAGGAAGAGGTCACCCCCGGCTCGGCCAGGAGCGGGAGCGCGGGCAACGGTGGCCGCGCGGCCACCCGTGCCGCCTCGCGCTCGCGACGCAAGGCTCCGGCCAAACGTTCCGCCCTGCTGACCGTCGCCGTTCCCTCGGCGTGCGTCATGGGTGTCGCGGGCATCGCGGCCGCCTCGGTCGGCACCGGCGTGGACGACACGGAGACGACGGCGACCACCAAGTCGGACGTCACCGCGGTCAAACCGTCCACCGCCAACAACAAGCTGGACACCCAGCTCGAAAGCCTCTCCGCCGGAGCGGACGACTTCGCCGACCGGGCGAGCCGTACGCAGGAGCGCATCGACCTCAAGGCACAGCAGGAGCTGGAGCAGAAGAAGGCGGCGGCGGAGGCGGCCCGCAAGGAGCGACTGCGCCCGAAGTTCGCGCTGCCGGTCGCCGCGCACGGACTCAGCGCCTACTACGGCCAGTCCGGCGTCAACTGGATGTCCCTGCACACCGGCATCGACTTCCCCGTCTCGTACGGCACGGCGGTGATGGCCGCGACCGACGGCACCGTCCGGACGCAGTGGAACAGCGCCTACGGCAACATGGTGATCGTGACGGCCAAGGACGGCACCGAGACCTGGTACTGCCACCTCTCCACGTACAAGGTCGCCTCGGGTACGACGGTCAAGGCCGGCGACACCATCGCCTTCTCGGGCAACTCGGGCAACTCGACCGGCCCGCACCTCCACTTCGAGGTACGCCCCGGCGGCGGCTCGGCCATAGACCCGCTGCCGTGGCTGCGCAGCCACGGGCTGGACCCGACGTAA